Proteins encoded by one window of Nocardia goodfellowii:
- a CDS encoding ABC transporter ATP-binding protein, protein MATVTFDSATRLYPGSGKPAVDQLNLEIADGEFLVLVGPSGCGKSTSLRMLAGLEEVNGGRILIGENDVTHAEPKERDIAMVFQNYALYPHMTVAENMGFALKLAKVAKAEKDSRVLEAAKLLDLEPYLDRKPKALSGGQRQRVAMGRAIVRQPQVFLMDEPLSNLDAKLRVQTRTQIAQLQRRLGTTTVYVTHDQVEAMTMGDRVAVLKDGLLQQCATPRNLYQDPVNAFVAGFMGSPAMNMFTLPVTDGTVSLGGHALPVPRSVVDGSEGSVVVGIRPEHLEIGGGLDKGIEMEVDVVEELGSDAYLYGRTVADGVTNGAGEIIVARADWRNPPAKGTRLKLATTPDHTYFFSASDGRRLN, encoded by the coding sequence ATGGCAACAGTGACCTTCGACAGCGCGACCCGGCTCTACCCGGGCTCCGGCAAACCGGCCGTCGACCAGTTGAATCTGGAGATCGCCGACGGTGAATTCCTCGTTCTGGTCGGCCCGTCGGGCTGCGGTAAATCGACATCGCTGCGTATGCTCGCCGGCCTCGAGGAGGTCAACGGCGGGCGCATCCTGATCGGCGAGAACGACGTCACGCACGCCGAGCCCAAGGAACGCGATATCGCCATGGTGTTCCAGAACTACGCGCTCTACCCGCACATGACGGTGGCGGAGAACATGGGCTTCGCGCTCAAGCTCGCCAAGGTCGCCAAGGCCGAGAAGGACAGCCGGGTGCTGGAGGCCGCGAAACTGCTGGACCTGGAGCCGTACCTGGACCGCAAGCCCAAGGCCCTTTCCGGTGGCCAGCGCCAGCGGGTCGCGATGGGCCGGGCGATCGTGCGCCAGCCGCAGGTCTTCCTGATGGACGAGCCGCTGTCCAACCTGGACGCGAAACTGCGGGTGCAGACCCGCACCCAGATCGCGCAGCTACAGCGCCGGCTCGGCACCACCACCGTCTATGTCACCCACGACCAGGTGGAGGCGATGACCATGGGCGACCGCGTCGCGGTGCTCAAGGATGGTCTGCTCCAGCAGTGCGCGACCCCGCGGAATCTGTACCAGGACCCGGTCAACGCGTTCGTGGCCGGATTCATGGGCTCCCCGGCCATGAACATGTTCACGCTGCCGGTGACGGACGGCACGGTGTCGCTGGGCGGCCACGCGCTGCCCGTTCCGCGTTCGGTGGTCGACGGGTCGGAGGGCTCGGTGGTCGTCGGTATCCGGCCCGAGCATTTGGAAATCGGCGGCGGCCTGGACAAGGGCATCGAGATGGAGGTCGACGTGGTCGAGGAACTCGGCTCCGACGCCTACCTCTACGGCCGCACCGTGGCCGACGGCGTGACCAACGGCGCGGGCGAAATCATTGTGGCCCGGGCGGATTGGCGGAACCCGCCGGCGAAGGGCACCCGGCTGAAGCTGGCCACCACGCCCGACCACACCTACTTCTTCTCCGCGAGCGACGGGCGTCGCCTCAACTGA
- a CDS encoding LLM class F420-dependent oxidoreductase encodes MSRPVRIGVQLQPQHSPKYGLIRDAVLRAEDLGVDIVFNWDHFYPLSGDPEGAHFECWTMLGAFAEQTERVEIGALVTGGGYRNPDLLADMARTVDHISDGRLILGIGAGWFKKDYDQYGYEFGTPGTRLALLKESMARIDARLKKLNPAPVRDIPILIGGGGEKKTLRLVAEYADIWHSFADVEVLARKNVILGEHCAAVGREQAEIERSVQWPGAADAHGLHAAGVTLFTVGVSGPDYDLSEVEKAVRWRDEVNPDAVTGLA; translated from the coding sequence ATGAGCAGGCCAGTGCGTATCGGTGTCCAGCTGCAACCGCAGCATTCCCCCAAATACGGCTTGATCCGCGACGCTGTGCTGCGCGCGGAAGATCTCGGCGTCGACATCGTCTTCAACTGGGATCATTTCTATCCGCTCTCCGGTGACCCGGAGGGCGCGCATTTCGAATGCTGGACCATGCTGGGCGCCTTCGCCGAGCAGACCGAGCGCGTGGAGATCGGCGCGCTGGTCACCGGCGGTGGTTACCGCAATCCGGATCTGCTGGCCGATATGGCGCGCACCGTCGATCACATCAGTGACGGCCGACTGATCCTCGGCATCGGCGCGGGCTGGTTCAAGAAGGACTACGACCAGTACGGCTATGAATTCGGTACGCCGGGAACTCGTTTGGCGCTACTGAAGGAATCGATGGCGCGAATCGACGCGCGGTTGAAGAAGCTGAACCCGGCGCCGGTGCGCGATATTCCGATCCTGATCGGCGGCGGTGGCGAGAAGAAGACCTTGCGACTGGTCGCCGAGTACGCCGATATCTGGCACAGCTTCGCCGATGTTGAGGTGCTGGCCCGCAAGAACGTCATCCTCGGTGAGCACTGCGCCGCCGTCGGGCGCGAACAGGCCGAGATCGAGCGTTCGGTGCAGTGGCCGGGCGCGGCGGACGCGCACGGGTTGCATGCCGCCGGTGTCACGCTGTTCACCGTGGGGGTGAGCGGGCCGGACTACGACCTGTCCGAGGTGGAGAAGGCCGTGCGCTGGCGCGACGAGGTGAATCCGGACGCCGTCACCGGTCTGGCCTAG
- a CDS encoding ABC transporter substrate-binding protein/permease, with product MASLLFVRFRALIAVMLLAVGVLATGCASGDDTTRDLCSPPGLSAASAAPQNLASSQAAGPDKYTTETSAPLNAIDVGKLGLITPGVLSVGTLSDAPPSICVNSGGRFTGFDNELLVAVAAKLGLSVQFSGTEFAGLLAQVAGKRFDVGSSNITTTTARRELVGFTNGYDFGYFSLVVRDDSGIKTFSDLNAGSRIAVVQGTVQDDYVVNTLRLDPVKFPDYNTAYANLKSGQVDAWVAPSAQADGAIKPGDGTAVVQNAYSLDNFAAWAVGRSNQPLIDALNSGLDAVIADGTYARLYSEWVPRQFPPGWKPGSKAAPTPQLPDFAAIAAENAGNAQPEQAAAPKSTLQQLRETFFDWSLYRKAFPDLIKTGLPNTLILALVSGVLGSILGMLLAVGGISRTRWLRWPARIYTDIFRGLPAVVIILLIGLGLGPVSRNLTGNNPYWLGALALALLASAYIGEIFRSGIQSVETGQREAAAALGLSYRQSMRLIVIPQGVRKVLPALMNQFIALIKDSSLIYFLGLLATQRELFAVGRDLNAQTGNLSPLVAAGLVYLLLTIPLTHLVNYLDRRMRAGKPKAGRPIDPLERATVTEGR from the coding sequence ATGGCCAGCCTGCTTTTCGTGCGGTTTCGCGCGTTGATCGCCGTGATGTTGCTTGCTGTCGGTGTACTGGCGACGGGATGCGCGTCCGGTGACGACACCACCCGGGATCTGTGCTCGCCGCCCGGGTTGAGTGCCGCGTCGGCCGCACCTCAGAACCTGGCGTCCTCCCAGGCGGCCGGGCCGGACAAGTACACGACCGAGACGTCTGCGCCGCTGAACGCGATCGATGTCGGCAAGTTGGGCCTGATCACGCCGGGGGTGCTCAGCGTCGGCACCCTGTCGGACGCGCCGCCCAGTATCTGCGTGAATTCCGGTGGCCGGTTCACCGGATTCGACAATGAGTTGCTGGTCGCCGTCGCCGCGAAACTCGGTCTGTCCGTGCAGTTCTCGGGCACCGAGTTCGCCGGTCTGCTGGCACAGGTAGCGGGCAAGCGGTTCGATGTCGGGTCATCGAATATCACGACCACGACGGCGCGGCGCGAACTCGTCGGGTTCACCAATGGATATGACTTCGGGTACTTCTCGTTGGTCGTTCGCGACGACAGCGGGATCAAGACCTTCTCGGATCTGAACGCGGGCAGCCGGATCGCCGTCGTGCAGGGTACCGTGCAGGACGACTACGTGGTCAACACGCTGCGTCTGGATCCGGTGAAGTTCCCCGACTACAACACCGCCTACGCGAATCTGAAGTCCGGCCAGGTCGACGCCTGGGTGGCGCCGTCCGCGCAGGCCGACGGCGCGATCAAGCCCGGTGACGGCACCGCGGTCGTCCAAAACGCTTACAGCTTGGACAATTTCGCGGCGTGGGCGGTCGGCAGGAGCAACCAGCCGCTGATCGACGCGCTGAACAGCGGGCTCGACGCGGTGATCGCGGACGGCACCTATGCCCGGCTCTACTCCGAGTGGGTGCCGCGCCAATTCCCGCCGGGCTGGAAGCCGGGCTCCAAGGCGGCGCCGACGCCGCAGCTGCCGGATTTCGCCGCCATCGCCGCGGAGAACGCGGGGAACGCGCAGCCGGAACAGGCGGCCGCGCCGAAGTCCACCTTGCAGCAATTGCGCGAGACATTCTTCGATTGGTCGCTGTACCGCAAGGCTTTTCCCGATCTGATCAAGACCGGCTTGCCGAATACCCTGATCCTCGCGCTAGTTTCGGGCGTACTGGGCAGCATTCTCGGCATGCTGCTCGCGGTCGGCGGCATTTCGCGCACCCGCTGGCTGCGCTGGCCGGCCCGGATCTACACCGATATCTTCCGTGGTCTGCCCGCCGTGGTGATCATTCTGTTGATCGGCTTGGGCCTCGGCCCGGTCTCGCGCAACCTCACCGGAAACAACCCGTACTGGCTCGGCGCACTCGCCCTGGCATTGCTGGCCTCGGCCTATATCGGCGAGATCTTCCGCTCGGGCATCCAGTCGGTGGAAACCGGTCAGCGTGAGGCGGCGGCCGCGCTCGGCCTCAGCTACCGGCAGTCGATGCGACTGATCGTCATTCCGCAAGGGGTGCGGAAAGTGCTGCCCGCCTTGATGAATCAGTTCATCGCCCTGATCAAGGACTCCTCGCTGATCTACTTCCTGGGCCTGCTCGCCACGCAGCGGGAACTGTTCGCCGTGGGCCGGGATCTCAACGCGCAGACCGGAAATCTCTCGCCGCTGGTCGCGGCGGGCCTGGTCTATCTGCTGCTGACCATTCCGCTGACACATCTGGTGAACTACCTGGACCGTCGGATGCGTGCGGGCAAGCCGAAGGCGGGCCGGCCCATCGACCCGCTGGAACGGGCCACCGTTACCGAAGGGCGATAA
- a CDS encoding nuclear transport factor 2 family protein, which produces MNELVAQYLEAWNTTDAAAREAAIARVFTADATYTDPMVDVTGHDGLESVIAGVQAQFPGWTFRLAGPVDAHHDQVRFTWDLGPADGPAIVVGFDVAVVTDGKIAKVYGFLDKVPAAA; this is translated from the coding sequence ATGAACGAGCTCGTCGCCCAGTACCTGGAAGCCTGGAACACCACCGACGCCGCCGCCCGCGAAGCCGCCATCGCCCGGGTATTCACCGCCGACGCCACCTACACCGATCCCATGGTCGACGTCACCGGCCACGACGGACTCGAAAGCGTCATCGCCGGTGTGCAAGCCCAGTTCCCGGGCTGGACCTTCCGCCTGGCCGGGCCGGTCGACGCCCACCACGACCAGGTCCGCTTCACCTGGGACCTCGGCCCCGCCGACGGACCCGCGATCGTCGTCGGCTTCGACGTCGCCGTCGTCACCGACGGCAAGATCGCCAAGGTCTACGGCTTCCTCGACAAGGTCCCCGCCGCCGCCTGA
- a CDS encoding CHAT domain-containing protein: MTRATQRPTVVVRMADAADLYMSWRWNGHVAPGGVSMLPGSAIDEVVARLAAALPVPGVAGGLERALTTGAFAGLESEYLLARDLSRALLPAGLAEQLAQWHARGVRPLIRLQPSPRVAQVPWEIVAPAPEVRLLDLADIGLLAPASIVGAPGRVARGWDDHRDLPVVGVLDPRIPGFRADSALGSVLGRMDGPSALTERITEYLAQQRFTPDVASASEAFRRTDLDREWLGTVLRKGASRLLYVGHVTAAAPESGQSENAELHLACTAESPGFAAATRAHRPLSAKDFLLGTHTLEAEPVAGQDFWPIPSRVALIACESGGDLRFTEALGLTAAMIAGGAELVTATRWPLPTDLAFQRFAGADARPLLDTICAVDDAHERTDPVDALTAWQRSRLHSWRTTGAIEHSPILWSALATISTQRA; the protein is encoded by the coding sequence ATGACTCGCGCAACTCAGCGACCCACCGTGGTGGTGCGGATGGCCGATGCCGCTGATCTCTATATGTCGTGGCGCTGGAATGGGCATGTTGCTCCCGGGGGTGTGAGCATGTTGCCGGGGTCCGCGATCGACGAGGTGGTTGCGCGGCTTGCTGCGGCTTTGCCTGTGCCGGGGGTAGCGGGTGGGCTCGAGCGGGCGCTCACAACTGGGGCGTTCGCCGGCCTCGAGTCGGAATACCTGCTGGCGCGGGACCTTTCGCGGGCACTGTTGCCCGCGGGGTTGGCCGAGCAGCTCGCCCAGTGGCATGCGCGAGGCGTTCGGCCGTTGATCCGGTTGCAGCCGTCGCCTCGGGTCGCGCAGGTGCCGTGGGAGATTGTCGCGCCCGCGCCCGAAGTGCGGTTGCTCGATCTGGCGGATATCGGTTTGCTGGCTCCGGCGAGCATCGTGGGCGCGCCCGGTCGCGTCGCGCGCGGCTGGGACGATCATCGGGATCTGCCCGTGGTCGGGGTACTCGATCCGCGCATACCGGGCTTCCGGGCCGACTCCGCCCTGGGATCGGTGCTGGGGCGGATGGACGGGCCGTCCGCGCTGACCGAGCGAATCACCGAATACCTTGCCCAGCAACGTTTCACCCCGGACGTGGCCAGCGCGTCCGAGGCGTTCCGGCGCACCGACCTCGACCGTGAATGGCTCGGAACCGTGCTGCGTAAGGGTGCCAGTCGTCTGCTTTATGTGGGACACGTGACCGCGGCCGCACCGGAATCGGGGCAGAGCGAGAACGCTGAACTCCACCTCGCCTGCACCGCGGAATCCCCCGGGTTCGCGGCCGCGACCCGGGCCCATCGACCCTTGTCCGCCAAGGACTTCCTGCTCGGCACACATACCCTCGAGGCCGAACCGGTTGCCGGGCAGGATTTTTGGCCAATACCCAGCCGGGTCGCGCTGATCGCCTGTGAGAGCGGCGGTGACCTGCGGTTCACCGAGGCCCTCGGATTGACGGCCGCGATGATCGCCGGTGGCGCGGAACTCGTCACCGCGACCCGCTGGCCGCTGCCCACCGATCTCGCCTTCCAGCGCTTCGCGGGCGCCGACGCGCGTCCACTGCTGGACACGATCTGCGCGGTCGACGACGCCCACGAGCGGACCGACCCGGTGGACGCACTGACCGCTTGGCAGCGCAGTCGACTGCACTCGTGGCGCACCACGGGTGCGATCGAGCATTCCCCGATCCTGTGGAGCGCACTCGCCACCATCAGTACTCAGCGCGCGTGA
- a CDS encoding tetratricopeptide repeat protein: MDDVADQPTAPDDGRAALLPGAAAYQRGDVAEALRIFAEVARTTTGALRISALVNAASMADELGDHTTALTWFREALAEIPADAVEKRCSALINFSQALQHLGELDEAQAALEQARALLADSGDELGMLRVSCLLSLAAVAFHRGHWTRTIEIATESLDAAVRFAPHLAGHPLMNLAGAYFESGRQELALDFAQQALAAFETAGDVNAVAETRQNLATMHLRQNRHEEAEPLLRASQDYFEQAGLGHRAGIGLKTLGFLAEGRDDLAQAQELYSRAYAYFRDSGAVLDAADVQVRLATVAYANGRIDEGEALLEAAYTAYAARGLGLHCAQIDYWHALLLESLLDHVTDPAAVLATGTDLAVTSALAIDAVRHTFPNGNQRRQWNTRIADPAMRLAFRFAYLSGDGQLLADLIETQCAGATLQVIAAPDPETKQLPLDLLDPGIVATIDPDDAETDFPGAFAAGSEPTPTVPRRERTEPLDQDLAPRRTDGPTVQVGPLPADAASPAVTTLRLASALADVAAAEGLPVSLPPRLVRQPDGHVALAPYIAAAEQRYGRPVRDRREVSA, translated from the coding sequence ATGGACGACGTCGCCGATCAGCCGACAGCACCGGACGACGGCCGCGCGGCATTGCTGCCCGGCGCCGCGGCCTACCAGCGCGGCGATGTCGCCGAGGCGCTGCGGATCTTCGCCGAGGTCGCCCGGACCACCACGGGTGCACTGCGGATCAGCGCCCTGGTCAACGCCGCGAGCATGGCCGACGAACTCGGCGACCACACGACCGCGCTCACCTGGTTCCGCGAGGCGCTGGCCGAAATCCCCGCCGACGCGGTGGAAAAGCGCTGCTCCGCACTGATCAACTTTTCGCAGGCGCTGCAACACCTCGGCGAACTCGACGAAGCACAGGCCGCCCTGGAGCAGGCGCGCGCACTGCTCGCCGACAGCGGCGACGAGCTGGGCATGTTGCGCGTGTCCTGCCTGCTGTCGCTGGCAGCCGTCGCCTTCCATCGCGGCCACTGGACCCGCACCATCGAGATCGCCACCGAATCCTTGGACGCGGCGGTACGTTTCGCGCCGCACCTGGCCGGTCATCCCCTGATGAATCTGGCGGGCGCCTACTTCGAATCCGGCCGCCAGGAGCTGGCCCTCGACTTCGCTCAGCAGGCCCTCGCAGCCTTCGAGACGGCGGGTGACGTCAACGCCGTCGCCGAGACCAGGCAGAACCTGGCCACCATGCATCTGCGACAGAACCGGCACGAGGAAGCCGAACCGCTGCTGCGGGCCAGCCAGGACTACTTCGAGCAGGCCGGTCTGGGTCATCGGGCCGGGATCGGCCTGAAGACACTGGGTTTCCTCGCCGAAGGACGCGACGACCTGGCACAGGCACAAGAGCTGTACAGCCGCGCGTACGCCTATTTCCGGGACTCGGGCGCCGTGCTGGACGCGGCCGACGTCCAGGTTCGACTCGCCACCGTCGCCTACGCCAACGGGCGGATCGACGAGGGCGAAGCCCTGCTGGAGGCCGCGTACACCGCCTACGCCGCACGCGGTCTCGGATTGCACTGCGCCCAAATCGATTACTGGCATGCCCTGCTACTGGAGTCGCTGCTCGATCACGTCACGGACCCCGCCGCGGTTTTGGCGACCGGCACCGACCTCGCCGTCACCTCCGCGCTCGCCATCGACGCCGTCCGGCACACCTTCCCGAACGGCAATCAGCGCCGGCAGTGGAACACTCGCATCGCCGACCCGGCAATGCGATTGGCCTTCCGTTTCGCCTACCTGAGCGGCGACGGGCAACTGCTCGCGGATCTGATCGAAACCCAGTGTGCCGGCGCGACTTTGCAGGTGATCGCCGCGCCCGATCCCGAAACAAAGCAACTGCCACTCGATCTGCTCGACCCCGGCATCGTGGCGACCATCGACCCGGACGACGCCGAGACGGATTTCCCGGGGGCGTTCGCGGCCGGGTCTGAGCCGACACCCACGGTTCCTCGCCGCGAGCGTACGGAGCCACTGGATCAAGACCTCGCGCCCCGTCGAACCGACGGCCCTACTGTGCAAGTCGGCCCCCTCCCGGCCGACGCGGCGAGCCCAGCGGTGACAACTCTCCGACTGGCATCGGCACTGGCTGACGTCGCCGCAGCCGAGGGCCTTCCGGTATCCCTACCGCCCCGCCTGGTCCGCCAACCGGACGGTCACGTCGCCCTCGCGCCCTATATCGCCGCCGCCGAACAGCGCTACGGTCGACCGGTTCGCGATCGCCGCGAGGTGTCGGCATGA
- a CDS encoding lipoprotein LpqH: MNIKTAAAVIAATSALALGLTACGDDAKSSSPAPADKPATSAAPAPAPAGGKSAAAVDGKALAASFETTCAKQGDVIALALTDNNNAAHGQLTVSASISGDTVQAVGIAGSKGGANGLPYAVGYGNGQPGGSAKLVKDGNTFKVTGEGVGTPDMTNPMAGAPAAKFDITFACSNIIG; the protein is encoded by the coding sequence ATGAATATCAAGACCGCCGCCGCCGTCATCGCCGCCACTTCCGCTCTCGCCCTGGGCCTCACCGCCTGCGGCGACGACGCCAAGAGCAGCAGCCCGGCCCCCGCCGACAAGCCCGCCACCTCCGCGGCCCCCGCCCCGGCTCCGGCCGGCGGCAAGTCCGCCGCCGCCGTCGACGGCAAGGCGCTCGCCGCCTCCTTCGAGACCACCTGCGCCAAGCAGGGCGACGTGATCGCCCTCGCGCTGACCGACAACAACAACGCCGCACACGGCCAGCTCACCGTCAGCGCCAGCATCAGCGGTGACACGGTGCAGGCGGTCGGGATCGCGGGCAGCAAGGGCGGCGCCAACGGACTGCCCTACGCCGTCGGCTACGGCAACGGTCAGCCCGGCGGCTCGGCCAAGCTCGTCAAGGACGGCAACACCTTCAAGGTGACCGGCGAGGGCGTCGGCACCCCGGACATGACCAACCCGATGGCCGGGGCACCCGCCGCCAAGTTCGACATCACCTTCGCCTGCTCGAACATCATCGGCTGA
- a CDS encoding PhoX family protein — protein sequence MTCEYKCGNACFHEVPNTSTGAYFGDIVSSLNRRGLIKGGAAAVLAVGAGSALAACGSDQPADPSPAAAGTPGTGTAFTAVAPNTEDAVVVPEGYEQGVVIRWGDPIFADAPAFDFEKQTAAAQARQFGYNNDFAALLPIEGQANSYLLVVNHEYTTAPNMFRGYNEDAPTPEQLAITMAAHGLSVVEVKGESGTGKLTPVFGKYNRRITATTEFTLTGPAAGSALVKTSADPAGTKVLGTIANCAGGLTPWGTVLSGEENFNGYFANSDKVTDAAAAPGLKRYGFTAGKTANRWELSDKRFDLAQEPNEANRFGYVVEIDPWDPDSVPVKHSSMGRLKHEGASIYVTAGGDVVSYTGDDERFDYMYKFISKRKVQPGTGAASRRSNMAILDEGTLYVAKLTGDHPAAIDGTGKVPSDKGFTGTGQWIPLLETGADGKGKSLVEGMTAEEVAVFTRLAADKVGATKMDRPEDFEANPYTGKVYVALTNNSNRGKDGQAGADEANPRNLNKNGQVLELDDDHTGTKFTWSLLLVCGDPKAADTYFAGFDKTKVSPISCPDNLAFDPYGNLWISTDGNALKSNDGLFSVVLDGPNRGETKQFLTVPRGGETCGPVITEQRVLVCVQHPGEADAPTLDNPISHWPDGGAAQPRAAVVAVWQQGGARIGV from the coding sequence ATGACCTGTGAATACAAGTGCGGGAACGCGTGCTTCCACGAGGTGCCCAACACTTCCACGGGCGCCTACTTCGGCGACATCGTGAGCTCGCTGAACCGTCGCGGCCTGATCAAGGGCGGGGCGGCGGCAGTGCTCGCGGTCGGCGCGGGTAGCGCGCTCGCCGCCTGCGGTTCCGACCAGCCCGCCGATCCCAGCCCCGCGGCCGCGGGTACGCCCGGGACCGGCACGGCCTTTACCGCGGTGGCTCCGAACACCGAAGACGCGGTCGTGGTGCCCGAAGGCTATGAGCAGGGCGTCGTAATCCGCTGGGGCGACCCGATTTTCGCCGACGCCCCGGCCTTCGATTTCGAGAAGCAGACCGCCGCCGCGCAGGCCCGGCAGTTCGGCTACAACAACGACTTCGCCGCCCTGCTGCCGATCGAAGGCCAGGCCAATTCCTACCTGCTCGTGGTCAACCACGAGTACACCACCGCCCCGAACATGTTCCGCGGCTACAACGAAGACGCGCCGACACCGGAACAGCTCGCGATCACCATGGCCGCGCATGGCCTGTCGGTCGTGGAGGTCAAGGGCGAATCCGGCACCGGCAAGCTGACGCCCGTGTTCGGCAAGTACAACCGGCGCATCACCGCGACCACCGAGTTCACGCTGACCGGCCCGGCCGCAGGTAGTGCCCTGGTGAAGACCTCCGCCGATCCGGCCGGTACCAAAGTGCTCGGCACCATCGCCAACTGCGCCGGTGGGCTGACTCCCTGGGGCACAGTGCTTTCCGGTGAGGAGAACTTCAACGGCTACTTCGCCAACAGCGACAAGGTGACCGATGCCGCCGCCGCGCCGGGCCTGAAGCGCTACGGCTTCACCGCCGGCAAGACCGCGAATCGCTGGGAACTCAGCGACAAGCGTTTCGATCTGGCGCAGGAACCCAACGAGGCCAATCGCTTCGGCTATGTCGTCGAGATCGATCCCTGGGATCCCGACTCCGTGCCGGTGAAGCACTCCTCGATGGGTCGCCTCAAGCACGAGGGCGCGAGCATCTATGTCACCGCCGGCGGCGATGTCGTCTCCTACACCGGCGACGACGAGCGCTTCGACTACATGTACAAGTTCATCTCCAAGCGCAAGGTGCAGCCCGGCACCGGTGCGGCCAGCCGACGCAGCAACATGGCCATCCTCGACGAGGGCACGCTGTATGTCGCCAAGCTGACCGGCGACCACCCGGCCGCGATCGACGGCACCGGTAAAGTCCCCTCGGACAAGGGCTTCACCGGCACCGGCCAATGGATTCCGCTGCTGGAGACCGGCGCCGACGGCAAGGGCAAGTCGTTGGTCGAGGGCATGACCGCGGAAGAGGTCGCGGTGTTCACCCGGCTGGCCGCCGACAAGGTCGGCGCCACCAAGATGGACCGGCCGGAGGATTTCGAGGCGAACCCTTACACCGGCAAGGTGTACGTGGCGCTGACCAACAACAGCAACCGGGGCAAGGACGGCCAGGCGGGCGCGGACGAGGCGAACCCGCGCAACCTGAACAAGAACGGTCAGGTCCTCGAGCTCGACGACGACCACACCGGCACGAAGTTCACCTGGTCGCTACTGCTGGTCTGTGGTGACCCGAAAGCCGCCGACACCTACTTCGCCGGTTTCGACAAGACCAAGGTCAGCCCGATCTCCTGCCCGGACAACCTGGCCTTCGACCCGTACGGCAACCTGTGGATCTCCACCGACGGCAATGCGCTGAAGTCCAACGACGGCCTGTTCTCGGTGGTCCTCGACGGCCCGAATCGTGGTGAGACCAAACAGTTCTTGACTGTTCCGCGCGGCGGCGAAACCTGCGGTCCGGTGATTACCGAGCAGCGGGTGCTGGTCTGTGTCCAGCACCCGGGCGAAGCCGACGCGCCCACCCTCGACAACCCGATCTCACACTGGCCCGACGGTGGCGCGGCCCAGCCGCGCGCGGCGGTCGTGGCGGTGTGGCAGCAGGGTGGGGCCCGCATCGGCGTCTGA
- a CDS encoding glycoside hydrolase family 25 protein: MDTRRSSWMVTLTALAGILTAPPAAAAPQGPDVSSWQHPNKMLIDWFAVRRSGYEFAMVKATEGLNYVNPHFVSDSVLMRMAGVARGTYHYAHPELPPEAQAALYSTVVLGQNGPLDLPPVLDLETTGGLSPDQLIDWTQRYLNTVQAMTGRVPIIYTYPNFWKTAMADTNRFTRYPLWIADYRGNPEPEVPGGWPAWTFWQTTDSGVIPGIPAPVDLNVYSGAQGDLAHFANM; the protein is encoded by the coding sequence ATGGATACCAGGCGTTCGAGCTGGATGGTAACTCTGACGGCGTTGGCGGGCATCCTCACCGCGCCCCCGGCCGCGGCCGCGCCGCAGGGCCCGGACGTGTCCTCTTGGCAGCATCCCAACAAGATGCTGATCGACTGGTTCGCGGTCCGGCGCTCGGGTTACGAGTTCGCCATGGTCAAGGCGACCGAGGGCCTGAACTATGTGAATCCGCACTTCGTCAGCGACAGCGTGCTCATGCGAATGGCCGGAGTCGCCCGTGGCACTTACCATTACGCGCACCCCGAGTTGCCGCCGGAGGCGCAGGCGGCGCTGTATTCGACCGTGGTGCTCGGGCAGAACGGCCCGCTGGACCTGCCGCCGGTGCTCGATCTCGAAACCACCGGCGGACTGTCCCCGGACCAGCTCATCGATTGGACGCAGCGCTACCTGAACACCGTGCAGGCCATGACCGGGCGGGTGCCGATCATCTACACCTATCCCAACTTCTGGAAGACGGCGATGGCCGACACGAATCGATTCACCCGGTACCCGCTGTGGATCGCCGACTACCGCGGCAACCCGGAACCCGAAGTGCCCGGCGGGTGGCCGGCCTGGACGTTCTGGCAGACCACCGACAGCGGCGTCATCCCGGGCATTCCCGCACCGGTCGATCTCAACGTATACAGCGGCGCCCAGGGCGATCTGGCGCACTTCGCCAATATGTAG